The following coding sequences are from one Leptolyngbya sp. NIES-3755 window:
- a CDS encoding secretion protein HlyD (similar to AA sequence:cyanobase_aa:LBDG_15820) encodes MVSVTQWLKSKPKLPKWAVWLLIIGVLGTGGLFAYNQYTASQRRETRRRVQTVTVDQVDAAITIAANGTVQPAQSVNVSPKSSGVLRQLLVKEGDRVQAGQILAYMDDSNFQGQLIQAQAQVANAEANLKRLESGNRPQEIAQAEAQLTAAQANLDKLIAGNRPQEIAQARSQVTAAEANLQQAELNYNQNQRLFTAGALSQREFDASRTTLATARAQVEQAKQAANLQQTGTRPEEIAAARAQVEQLKQALSLQQAGSRPEEIEAARAQVMSAQGQLKTVQTQINDTVIRAPFSGVITRKFADPGSFVTPTTSSSAVSSATSSSILALASTNQVVAKVPETSISRLKVGQRVTIEADAFPGKSFTGTVVQLAKQSTVDQNVTNFEVKTSIDDRQNDLQAGMNVNVKFDVGKIDNALVIPTVAIVRQAEGTGVLLAREGRPQFQKITTGATIDDKTVVESGLTQGDRVLISFPQGERPQSRTPSVFPGAPGGGSPGGGSRRGGG; translated from the coding sequence ATGGTATCCGTAACACAGTGGTTGAAAAGCAAACCGAAGCTTCCGAAGTGGGCAGTATGGCTCTTGATCATCGGCGTATTAGGAACTGGCGGTCTTTTTGCCTATAACCAATACACGGCATCTCAGCGACGAGAAACCAGGCGAAGAGTCCAAACCGTGACGGTTGATCAAGTCGATGCTGCGATTACAATTGCTGCGAATGGAACAGTTCAGCCTGCTCAATCGGTGAATGTGAGTCCGAAAAGTTCTGGAGTCTTGAGACAACTGTTAGTGAAAGAAGGCGATCGCGTTCAAGCAGGTCAAATTCTTGCCTACATGGATGATTCTAATTTTCAAGGACAATTAATCCAAGCCCAAGCTCAAGTCGCAAATGCTGAAGCAAATCTGAAGCGATTAGAATCAGGCAATCGTCCCCAAGAAATTGCTCAAGCAGAAGCTCAACTCACAGCGGCTCAAGCGAATTTAGATAAACTGATTGCGGGCAATCGTCCTCAAGAAATTGCTCAAGCTCGATCGCAAGTGACAGCAGCCGAAGCGAATTTACAACAAGCAGAATTGAACTATAACCAAAATCAGCGATTGTTCACCGCAGGTGCATTGTCTCAACGTGAATTTGATGCTTCTCGAACGACTTTAGCGACTGCCCGTGCTCAAGTAGAACAAGCAAAACAAGCGGCAAACCTCCAACAAACTGGAACTCGTCCAGAGGAGATTGCGGCGGCTCGTGCTCAAGTGGAACAATTAAAACAAGCTTTGAGTTTACAGCAAGCAGGAAGCCGCCCAGAAGAGATTGAAGCGGCTCGTGCCCAGGTGATGAGTGCTCAAGGACAATTAAAAACGGTTCAAACTCAGATTAATGACACCGTGATTCGTGCTCCGTTTAGTGGCGTGATTACTCGAAAGTTTGCTGATCCAGGTTCATTCGTGACTCCAACAACTTCGAGTAGTGCGGTTTCTTCTGCGACTTCCTCCTCGATTTTAGCATTAGCTTCTACGAATCAGGTGGTGGCGAAAGTTCCAGAGACTAGCATTTCGCGGCTTAAGGTGGGTCAACGAGTGACGATCGAGGCAGATGCTTTCCCTGGTAAATCGTTTACGGGAACGGTTGTACAACTTGCAAAACAATCGACGGTTGATCAGAATGTCACGAACTTTGAAGTGAAAACCTCGATCGACGATCGACAAAATGACTTACAGGCTGGAATGAATGTGAATGTCAAATTTGATGTTGGCAAGATTGATAATGCGCTGGTGATTCCCACTGTCGCGATCGTGCGTCAGGCAGAAGGGACAGGAGTGCTACTTGCTAGAGAAGGAAGACCGCAATTTCAGAAGATTACGACAGGGGCAACGATCGACGATAAAACGGTTGTAGAGTCGGGACTAACACAAGGCGATCGAGTATTGATTAGCTTCCCGCAAGGAGAACGCCCGCAATCGAGAACGCCATCTGTGTTTCCAGGTGCGCCAGGTGGCGGTTCTCCGGGTGGTGGCAGTAGACGCGGAGGAGGTTAG
- a CDS encoding putative exopolysaccharide biosynthesis protein (similar to AA sequence:cyanobase_aa:all4432) yields the protein MKQPQNPSQTPASDAIELDLRKTFMMLTRYWLPATLAFSLVTVPAAVFLMTRKSSYQATGAVLVKKQASTTSVLGLQVDVGEIESLDKSGPLTTQAELIKSLPIVQRTIEDLNLQDDDNAPLKVEDFLKRLKVTPVNRSDILRVEYRSNDPMEAAEVVNHLMQLYVQDNLTANRAEAKSAREFIQSQLPEVERNVRQVEGEIRAFKENNQIVALDQEQRNSVEITSDFNKRIEDTRAKLVGAIQKVNALKNQVGTSNEIGVAQVALSQSTGVQETLKRSQELQNQLAVTLGRYRAGHPKVTELQRQVSELQELLQQRVATVVGQTTAPRATEDDLQMGQFRQQLVTELVMAEIEQMSLEGQVESLSGALSAQQQRASTLPRLSTRQAELERRLRASQSTYESLLSKLQEIQVAEQQQLGNARITSKALIPEKPTLLTSALGRSLLLAGSGGAGLLLAFAATVLAYLLDRRIRTVQDLKDVFDYPVLGMIPSFTDSGLSQVMESLTKNLQKLGNLNVVDTELVVRDAPRSAPAAAYQMLQSNLKYVSSDREARAIVVSSCIPSEGKSTVSANLASAFAQIGKRVLLIDADLRRPRQHHVWSLGTNDVGFSDVLVGVSTLEDALCPVMENLWLLPAGKIPPNPIALLDSERMSFLMQVFLERYDYVIFDTPPLSGIADATILGKRADGLVLVSRLGVINFDTAKNAKEYIRQAEQKVLGIVVNDVNPKDEPDSYFYGSYYYYGSENSGAIQNGRTPVGSNRQR from the coding sequence ATGAAACAACCTCAAAATCCTTCTCAGACCCCAGCATCAGACGCGATCGAACTTGATCTGCGTAAAACGTTTATGATGCTGACTCGCTACTGGTTGCCCGCGACCTTGGCGTTCAGTCTGGTGACGGTTCCAGCAGCCGTCTTTCTCATGACTCGCAAATCGTCGTATCAGGCGACCGGCGCAGTATTAGTAAAAAAGCAAGCCTCTACGACTTCAGTACTAGGGTTGCAAGTAGATGTCGGCGAAATTGAGTCACTGGATAAATCGGGTCCGCTGACGACTCAAGCAGAATTGATCAAATCTCTGCCCATTGTGCAACGAACGATCGAGGATCTGAATCTTCAAGACGACGACAATGCCCCATTAAAGGTCGAGGACTTTCTTAAACGGCTCAAAGTGACTCCGGTGAACCGAAGTGACATTCTGAGAGTGGAATACCGCAGTAACGACCCGATGGAAGCAGCAGAAGTGGTGAATCATTTGATGCAGCTTTATGTGCAGGACAATCTTACGGCAAATCGGGCTGAAGCAAAGTCCGCGAGAGAATTTATCCAAAGTCAACTGCCTGAAGTCGAGCGCAATGTTCGTCAGGTGGAAGGTGAGATTCGCGCCTTTAAAGAAAACAATCAAATCGTTGCATTAGATCAAGAGCAGCGCAATTCTGTTGAGATTACTTCAGATTTTAATAAACGGATTGAAGATACTCGCGCCAAGTTAGTCGGAGCGATTCAAAAAGTAAATGCCTTAAAAAATCAAGTTGGAACTAGCAACGAGATCGGAGTGGCGCAAGTGGCGCTGAGTCAATCTACCGGGGTTCAAGAAACCCTGAAGCGATCGCAGGAATTACAAAATCAATTAGCCGTCACCTTGGGACGTTATCGAGCAGGACATCCTAAAGTGACAGAACTTCAGCGCCAAGTTTCGGAACTTCAAGAACTGCTCCAGCAACGAGTTGCGACGGTGGTGGGTCAAACTACAGCCCCACGTGCTACTGAGGATGATCTCCAGATGGGGCAGTTTCGACAGCAGCTAGTGACAGAACTGGTGATGGCTGAAATTGAACAGATGAGCTTAGAGGGTCAAGTCGAGAGTCTATCAGGAGCCTTATCAGCGCAACAACAACGAGCAAGTACCTTACCCAGATTATCGACTCGTCAAGCCGAGTTAGAGCGTCGTCTAAGAGCCTCACAATCCACGTATGAAAGCTTACTGAGCAAGCTACAAGAAATTCAGGTTGCAGAACAACAACAGCTTGGAAATGCCCGGATTACGTCTAAAGCGCTCATTCCTGAAAAGCCAACCTTGCTCACTTCGGCATTAGGTCGATCGCTGTTACTTGCAGGAAGTGGTGGGGCGGGATTGCTGCTGGCATTTGCAGCGACAGTATTGGCGTATTTACTCGATCGACGAATTCGCACGGTTCAGGATCTCAAAGATGTGTTCGATTATCCTGTGCTCGGAATGATTCCCTCGTTTACAGATAGTGGCTTATCTCAAGTCATGGAATCATTGACCAAGAACTTACAAAAGCTTGGCAATCTTAATGTCGTTGATACTGAGTTAGTCGTGCGAGATGCCCCTCGATCGGCTCCTGCGGCAGCGTATCAAATGTTGCAATCGAACTTGAAATATGTCAGTTCCGATCGAGAAGCGAGAGCGATCGTGGTTTCAAGCTGTATTCCTTCTGAAGGGAAGAGTACGGTTTCAGCCAACTTAGCTTCTGCTTTTGCTCAAATTGGGAAGCGAGTCTTACTGATTGATGCCGATTTACGTCGCCCTCGACAGCACCATGTCTGGAGTTTAGGAACGAATGATGTTGGGTTTAGCGATGTTTTGGTCGGAGTTTCCACCTTAGAGGATGCGCTGTGTCCGGTGATGGAAAACTTATGGTTACTGCCTGCTGGGAAGATTCCGCCCAACCCGATCGCGCTGCTCGATAGTGAACGAATGTCTTTCCTCATGCAAGTATTTTTAGAGCGCTATGACTATGTGATATTTGACACGCCGCCACTTTCTGGAATTGCAGATGCCACGATTTTAGGCAAGAGAGCAGATGGTTTAGTCTTAGTGTCTCGCTTGGGTGTGATTAACTTCGATACGGCTAAGAATGCAAAAGAGTACATTCGGCAGGCAGAACAAAAAGTATTGGGAATTGTGGTCAATGATGTGAATCCGAAAGATGAGCCAGATAGCTACTTCTACGGAAGCTACTACTACTATGGTTCAGAGAACTCCGGAGCAATTCAAAACGGGCGCACTCCCGTGGGTAGCAATCGACAACGTTAG
- a CDS encoding sugar transferase (similar to AA sequence:cyanobase_aa:Npun_F5498): MLIPKPISSSRQPPFLGRDLRAPTWKHTYKAFPIKGLRVVTLIVLDAIALGGAWHLATHFSTPWSSFWAESIALLLVLGIEFCVLMAGGFYQPGESRRNYLGLIRTLTIAEVLLWLVAYFYQPSQFISRSHFVLFWVLSVLFVVIERYVIDVVLHSLRQRGMVRYAVLLIADPDEQKRSISLIERENRYNLVQVLSCDALDAESRSETFEIVQNLGISEVFVSWSAIKERLFLSWQFQSLGIVLNVIPSGFESLFQGSKFWTMRSFPALSFSPPTITGSDFWIKRGFDICLAFVLLIVLFPIYSLIAIAIKLDSPGSIFYRQVRIGLHGQPFKAWKFRTMVENADQLQQHLEAQNEMKDGILFKLKDDPRITRLGRFLRRSSLDELPQLINVVLGEMSLVGPRPLPVRDVEKFLEHHLVRQEVLPGITGLWQVSGRSSIENFEEVIQLDLTYIQNWSLGLDLAILLKTVQVVLCKTGAY; this comes from the coding sequence ATGCTAATTCCGAAACCTATTTCCTCAAGTCGGCAACCGCCGTTTTTGGGGCGTGATCTTCGTGCCCCTACTTGGAAGCACACCTATAAAGCTTTCCCGATCAAGGGTCTACGAGTCGTCACCTTGATCGTGCTTGATGCGATCGCGCTGGGTGGTGCATGGCATCTTGCAACTCATTTTTCAACTCCCTGGAGTTCATTTTGGGCAGAGTCGATCGCATTGCTATTAGTGCTAGGAATTGAGTTCTGTGTGCTAATGGCAGGCGGATTCTACCAGCCCGGAGAATCTCGACGGAACTATCTGGGATTGATTCGTACTTTGACCATTGCAGAAGTGCTGTTGTGGTTAGTGGCATATTTTTATCAGCCCTCACAGTTCATTTCGCGATCGCACTTTGTATTATTTTGGGTGCTGAGTGTCTTATTTGTCGTGATCGAGCGCTATGTGATTGATGTCGTCCTTCACTCACTCAGACAGCGCGGTATGGTTCGATATGCGGTTCTGTTGATTGCTGATCCCGATGAGCAAAAGCGATCAATCAGTCTGATTGAGCGTGAGAATCGATACAATCTTGTGCAGGTTCTAAGCTGTGATGCGTTAGATGCGGAAAGTCGCAGTGAAACGTTTGAAATCGTTCAAAATCTTGGAATTTCTGAGGTTTTTGTCTCTTGGAGTGCGATCAAAGAACGATTGTTCCTAAGCTGGCAATTTCAATCCCTTGGGATTGTCTTGAACGTGATCCCCAGCGGATTCGAGTCTTTATTTCAAGGCTCAAAATTCTGGACGATGCGGAGCTTTCCAGCATTAAGCTTTTCACCACCAACGATTACAGGCAGTGATTTCTGGATCAAGCGCGGATTTGATATCTGCCTCGCCTTTGTGCTATTGATTGTTCTGTTTCCGATCTACTCGCTGATTGCGATCGCAATTAAACTAGATTCGCCCGGTTCGATCTTTTACCGCCAAGTTCGGATTGGTTTGCATGGGCAACCGTTCAAAGCTTGGAAGTTTCGCACAATGGTGGAAAATGCAGACCAATTGCAGCAGCATCTAGAAGCTCAAAATGAAATGAAAGATGGCATTTTATTTAAGCTCAAAGACGATCCCCGGATCACAAGATTAGGGAGATTTTTACGTCGATCGAGCTTGGATGAACTGCCGCAATTGATCAATGTTGTACTCGGTGAAATGAGTCTCGTTGGACCTCGACCGCTTCCGGTACGCGATGTCGAAAAGTTCTTAGAGCACCATCTCGTTCGACAGGAGGTTTTGCCCGGTATTACAGGACTGTGGCAAGTCTCTGGACGATCCTCGATCGAGAACTTTGAAGAAGTGATTCAACTCGACCTAACCTACATTCAGAACTGGTCTCTAGGACTGGATTTAGCAATTCTATTAAAAACGGTTCAGGTTGTTTTGTGCAAAACAGGAGCTTACTAA
- a CDS encoding hypothetical protein (similar to AA sequence:cyanobase_aa:alr5224) translates to MTKRCDRNRKRSKRRSIYCPKHPAIYLESSSPKYPVFADQAAHLQQRGISRKNAQLAIASNQTVTLSGEWLEAFWCNECQRVEWYHVRKQSDRYQLSIAPSEIWQRVTGVTYPNFNPSVSEFTQRQSRGAASSR, encoded by the coding sequence ATGACTAAAAGATGCGATCGCAATCGTAAGCGATCAAAACGTCGATCGATTTATTGTCCCAAACATCCTGCTATCTATCTTGAAAGCTCTAGCCCGAAGTATCCAGTGTTTGCAGATCAAGCCGCACATCTTCAGCAGCGTGGGATCAGTCGAAAAAACGCGCAACTCGCGATCGCATCAAATCAGACGGTCACTTTGTCTGGGGAATGGTTAGAGGCATTCTGGTGCAATGAGTGTCAGAGGGTTGAGTGGTATCACGTTCGCAAACAGAGCGATCGCTATCAGTTAAGCATTGCACCCTCAGAGATATGGCAGCGAGTCACCGGAGTGACTTATCCCAATTTCAACCCTTCTGTGAGCGAATTCACTCAGCGACAGTCTAGAGGAGCCGCGAGTTCTCGTTAG
- a CDS encoding hypothetical protein (hypothetical protein MAE_41540;~similar to AA sequence:cyanobase_aa:LBDG_25480) gives MSLRTQAIRGGLFLAVRQSVGILISLGGVLLLTRLIGPAQYGLYAAGLGVYTYLQTVCQLGVSVYLVRTQDEDDRALYDQAFTLLLLLGIAGATIAIAILPWLEQWIRIDGFRSIAQGMVLGLPIALVAQVPLAKLERNLDYRRVATFELWNQLFFYVIALPIALQSQTAWAPLVGWWAMQLQAMLLFFWGASYRPRLCWKPRLLRDLLSYSAGFSVSLWIWQLRNLVNPLVVGRFVGAEAVGYLALAMRLVELLSFVKSATWRIALATLARFQNDRERLRKAVSDGMSLQLLALGPLLTGFAIASPLLMPVMFGDQWLPVIHIYPFIALGSLSNAMFNLHSSVLFVLQKNWEVTIFHLIHVLLFAGASFVLVPTLGIQGYGWAEIVALLSYWLIHQFLVQQIGSPSYELSIIWWFAFSISLFTAQFGWWACIGLGLIAFLPETRQKLSEVFEQVKGLRSRHQAN, from the coding sequence GTGAGCCTTAGAACTCAAGCGATTCGAGGCGGACTCTTTCTCGCAGTGCGGCAAAGTGTGGGTATCCTGATTAGTCTAGGCGGGGTGCTGCTGCTCACTCGGTTGATTGGTCCAGCACAGTATGGACTCTATGCCGCCGGTTTAGGAGTCTATACCTATTTGCAAACCGTTTGTCAGCTTGGGGTTTCTGTCTATCTTGTGCGGACACAGGACGAAGACGATCGAGCCTTGTACGATCAAGCCTTCACACTGTTGCTTTTACTAGGAATTGCAGGAGCAACGATCGCGATCGCAATTCTTCCTTGGCTAGAGCAATGGATTCGGATTGATGGATTTCGCTCAATTGCTCAGGGAATGGTGCTGGGTTTACCGATCGCGCTGGTTGCTCAAGTGCCACTCGCCAAATTAGAGCGAAATTTAGACTATCGAAGAGTTGCAACATTTGAGCTTTGGAATCAACTGTTTTTCTACGTGATTGCGTTACCGATCGCGCTTCAATCGCAAACCGCTTGGGCACCTCTCGTCGGCTGGTGGGCAATGCAGCTTCAAGCAATGCTGCTCTTTTTCTGGGGTGCAAGCTACCGACCTCGACTGTGTTGGAAACCGCGCTTGCTGCGTGATCTACTGTCTTATAGTGCTGGTTTTTCGGTCTCGCTTTGGATCTGGCAACTCCGGAATTTAGTGAACCCTTTGGTGGTCGGACGATTTGTAGGAGCGGAAGCCGTTGGCTACCTTGCGCTGGCGATGCGACTGGTGGAATTATTAAGCTTTGTCAAATCAGCAACTTGGAGAATTGCACTTGCGACTCTTGCACGATTTCAGAACGATCGAGAACGGTTGCGAAAAGCAGTCTCAGATGGAATGAGCTTACAACTATTAGCATTAGGTCCGTTGCTGACTGGTTTTGCGATCGCTAGTCCGTTACTCATGCCCGTAATGTTCGGGGATCAGTGGTTGCCTGTGATTCATATCTATCCTTTTATTGCCTTGGGGTCTTTGAGCAATGCGATGTTTAACTTACATTCCTCTGTGCTATTTGTGCTTCAGAAAAATTGGGAAGTCACTATTTTTCATCTGATTCATGTGCTGTTATTTGCTGGAGCAAGCTTTGTTCTAGTTCCAACACTGGGAATTCAAGGGTATGGATGGGCAGAGATAGTGGCATTACTTTCTTACTGGCTGATTCATCAATTTCTAGTTCAACAAATCGGCTCACCGAGCTATGAACTCTCTATAATCTGGTGGTTTGCTTTTTCAATCTCGCTGTTTACGGCGCAATTCGGCTGGTGGGCATGTATTGGATTGGGATTGATTGCGTTCCTGCCTGAGACACGTCAAAAGTTAAGCGAAGTATTTGAGCAAGTCAAAGGTTTGAGATCTCGCCATCAAGCAAACTGA
- a CDS encoding ABC transporter ATP-binding protein (similar to AA sequence:cyanobase_aa:LBDG_35840), with amino-acid sequence MATMIWMENITKTYRLGDIDVPVLKGIDLAIEEGEYVAIMGMSGSGKSTLMNIIGCLDRPSDGHYVLEGRNLTTLENDELAYIRNQRIGFVFQQFNLLNRSTALENVMLPMVYAGIPRSQRKQRAAEALTRVGLAERLSNRPNQLSGGQQQRVAIARALVNRPALVLADEPTGALDTQTSTEVMSLLTELNQQGITIVIVTHEPDIAAQTRRVIHVKDGLVVSN; translated from the coding sequence ATGGCAACAATGATTTGGATGGAGAACATTACCAAGACCTACCGATTAGGTGACATTGATGTTCCGGTGCTCAAAGGAATTGATCTTGCAATTGAAGAAGGCGAATATGTTGCGATCATGGGAATGTCTGGATCAGGCAAATCGACCTTGATGAACATTATTGGCTGTCTCGATCGACCTTCTGATGGTCACTATGTGCTTGAAGGTCGCAATCTCACAACCTTAGAGAATGATGAACTTGCTTACATTCGCAACCAGCGGATTGGCTTTGTGTTTCAGCAGTTTAATCTATTGAATCGATCGACCGCTTTAGAAAATGTGATGTTGCCAATGGTCTATGCTGGCATTCCGCGATCGCAAAGAAAGCAACGTGCCGCTGAAGCACTCACACGAGTTGGACTCGCAGAACGTTTATCGAATCGACCGAATCAACTCTCTGGAGGACAACAGCAACGAGTCGCGATCGCTCGTGCTTTGGTCAATCGTCCCGCGCTCGTTCTTGCAGATGAGCCGACTGGAGCATTAGATACACAGACCTCGACTGAGGTAATGAGTTTATTAACCGAGTTGAATCAGCAGGGAATTACGATCGTGATTGTGACGCACGAACCGGATATTGCAGCGCAAACTCGGCGAGTGATTCATGTCAAGGATGGATTGGTAGTTAGTAACTAA
- a CDS encoding hypothetical protein (similar to AA sequence:cyanobase_aa:glr3239) yields the protein MLNLRHALIVLILGASPIAATPILAETKPVSSPLPLLRVDPSPNSAYVLGKGDRISIAVANYDEFNGERTLMPDGTITLPLIGSLAAAGLTTEELSRQLQVRLNKLVIDPVVTVNLIGLRPVLISVSGEVQRPGPRQFEATDGKANLLAAISSAGGITRNADISQVEVKRRSQNGQTTSRRFDLWKVVNAEQLPEDFTLRDGDAIVVPKLTGDAQIDRLAVARSSLSASAVRVRVVGEVTRPGEVQVPPDGSLSSAIAIAGGPTDDAKMNEVKFIRVNETGQAEQRTLDLRNLSDSTQVQDGDVLIVPKKPVARTLDTAGRVFGPLGFFLRLFTGF from the coding sequence ATGCTTAATTTACGTCATGCTTTGATTGTGCTCATACTGGGAGCGAGTCCGATCGCTGCGACTCCAATTTTGGCAGAAACGAAACCTGTCAGCAGTCCGTTACCGCTACTTCGCGTCGATCCGTCTCCGAACAGTGCTTATGTGTTGGGAAAAGGCGATCGCATTTCGATCGCGGTCGCGAACTATGATGAGTTCAATGGTGAACGGACACTCATGCCCGATGGCACAATCACTTTACCGCTGATTGGCTCCCTGGCTGCCGCAGGTCTGACGACCGAAGAACTTTCTCGACAGCTACAAGTTCGCTTGAACAAGCTAGTGATTGATCCCGTCGTGACTGTGAATTTGATTGGCTTGCGTCCAGTCCTGATCAGTGTTTCTGGAGAAGTTCAGCGTCCGGGTCCGAGACAGTTTGAGGCAACCGATGGTAAAGCGAATTTGCTGGCTGCGATTAGTTCAGCAGGAGGAATTACGCGCAATGCCGATATTAGTCAAGTTGAAGTCAAACGTCGATCGCAAAACGGACAGACCACTTCTAGAAGGTTCGATCTGTGGAAGGTGGTAAACGCTGAGCAACTTCCAGAAGATTTCACCTTGAGAGATGGCGATGCGATCGTTGTTCCGAAACTGACAGGAGATGCTCAGATTGACCGACTAGCCGTTGCTCGATCGAGCTTGTCTGCAAGTGCTGTTCGAGTTCGAGTGGTTGGAGAAGTGACCCGACCCGGAGAAGTTCAGGTTCCGCCCGATGGATCATTATCGAGTGCGATCGCGATCGCGGGAGGTCCGACCGATGATGCCAAAATGAATGAGGTCAAGTTCATCCGCGTCAACGAAACTGGACAGGCTGAACAACGAACTTTAGATTTGCGGAACTTGAGCGATAGTACTCAAGTGCAAGATGGAGATGTGTTGATTGTGCCGAAAAAACCGGTTGCAAGGACTTTAGATACGGCTGGACGGGTCTTTGGTCCACTGGGCTTTTTCTTGCGGCTGTTTACTGGGTTCTAG
- a CDS encoding hypothetical protein (hypothetical protein Npun_F6383;~similar to AA sequence:cyanobase_aa:LBDG_15830) has protein sequence MGKVIRSSPISLLEIFTMAVEALWSNRLRTSLTMLGVIIGIASVITVTSVGQGVQRATEQQIQALGTNVMLVLSGVARSGGISQGSGSASTLTLEDAQAVGRQVPAAEGVTAFLQRGGQVVYNDQNDSTSILGIDLNYSDVKEIKPQEGRFFTQDDMQNANSVVVLGSAVRDSLFSPGEPAIGVNIRIQNNRYTVVGVAESKGSVGGQDQDDRVYIPLTNMSSRIVGNNSLNGRAISGFWVKAKDQIELEAAQFQVTNLLRIRHNIYPPKPDDFRISNQVDIINTFSSVVGLFTILVSAIAGISLIVGGIGIANIMLVSVVERTREIGIRKAIGATNSAVLNQFLTEAILVSMLGGAVGVAVGLGLAFAASSLFSFPFVISGLSIASGLTLALFVGLIAGVIPARNAARLDPIAALRSD, from the coding sequence ATGGGAAAGGTGATTCGATCGAGTCCGATCTCACTGCTAGAGATTTTTACGATGGCAGTGGAGGCACTCTGGAGCAATCGACTCCGTACCAGTTTAACCATGCTCGGTGTGATTATTGGGATTGCTTCTGTGATCACCGTAACTTCTGTAGGGCAAGGCGTTCAGAGAGCAACAGAACAACAGATCCAGGCGTTAGGAACGAATGTGATGTTAGTACTGTCTGGAGTTGCTCGATCGGGCGGAATTAGTCAAGGATCTGGATCAGCGAGTACATTAACGCTCGAAGATGCTCAAGCAGTCGGACGACAGGTTCCCGCAGCAGAAGGGGTGACTGCTTTTCTACAACGCGGTGGACAGGTGGTGTATAACGATCAGAATGATTCGACTTCAATTTTAGGGATAGATCTAAACTATTCTGATGTGAAAGAGATCAAGCCGCAGGAAGGACGATTTTTCACCCAGGACGACATGCAGAATGCGAACTCTGTGGTTGTTCTTGGCAGTGCAGTCCGCGATAGTTTATTTTCGCCTGGAGAACCTGCGATCGGGGTAAATATCCGGATTCAGAACAATCGATATACCGTAGTCGGTGTTGCAGAGTCGAAAGGTTCAGTCGGTGGACAAGATCAAGACGATCGCGTTTATATTCCGCTCACCAATATGTCTTCGCGGATTGTCGGAAATAACTCGCTGAATGGTCGCGCAATTAGCGGGTTTTGGGTGAAAGCAAAAGATCAAATCGAGCTTGAAGCAGCACAGTTTCAGGTTACAAATCTCCTGAGAATTCGCCATAATATCTATCCACCCAAACCAGATGATTTCCGCATTAGCAATCAAGTCGATATTATCAATACCTTTAGCAGTGTCGTGGGATTGTTTACGATTTTGGTGAGTGCGATCGCTGGAATTTCCCTCATTGTTGGTGGAATCGGAATTGCAAACATCATGCTGGTTTCAGTCGTTGAACGAACTCGCGAGATTGGGATTAGAAAAGCGATCGGTGCAACAAACAGCGCAGTTCTCAATCAATTTCTGACTGAAGCCATCTTAGTTTCAATGCTAGGAGGTGCGGTCGGTGTTGCAGTAGGATTAGGACTTGCATTCGCGGCTTCTAGTCTATTTAGCTTTCCATTTGTGATTTCGGGATTGTCGATCGCTTCAGGATTAACCCTAGCTTTGTTCGTCGGATTAATCGCAGGTGTGATTCCCGCTCGAAATGCCGCTCGACTTGATCCGATTGCAGCTTTGCGGAGTGATTGA